The proteins below come from a single Seriola aureovittata isolate HTS-2021-v1 ecotype China chromosome 23, ASM2101889v1, whole genome shotgun sequence genomic window:
- the LOC130164235 gene encoding E3 ubiquitin-protein ligase TRIM11-like translates to MASAAASPSQTCPMEKHLTCSICMDTFQDPVTTDCGHSFCKKCLSLNFNYTDRVCPLCKKPQNRLPDVNIVLRDIVHQENLKKTEEENDDIYTGKDGEVACDICTEQKLKAVKSCLVCLASYCSTHLENHSSTERLKGHKLVAPVKNLDDRACLKHGRPLELYSRTQHRCICVRCMEEGPEEVVSTEDEWEKKKVQLDNSKTELEAKIEKREKQLGEIIESLKKCKDQLDGEWWNIDVVFTAVLAIVEEAQARVLQPLKDRRQVLEKEADDLKKELETEITRFKATISELDEISSLEDHIHFLQSYPSLQDLDDIKDWAEVELDTSLSFGTMRKTTAIMMEQIQQELEKLTSIELKRVPKFTVDVKLDPTTAHPRLVLSHDGKEVKDGGENHEVDDTPERFDKFGSVLGINSMTTGKSYWEVEVSNKAGWDLGVARGDANRKGKLSVDPDNGYWVTVHYEDTKYAAMTAPPVRLTQEEKPEKLGVFLDYEEGLVSFYNLTAQSHIYSFTECPFRDELFPYFSPHVKQDDKNGDPLIISAVKQCEQVMDES, encoded by the exons ATGGCCTCCGCTGCTGCATCACCCAGTCAGACCTGCCCAATGGAGAAGCATCTAACATGCTCCATCTGCATGGATACATTTCAGGATCCTGTCACTACAGATTGCGGCCACTCCTTCTGCAAGAAATGTCTGAGCTTAAACTTTAATTACACCGACAGAGTGTGTCCCCTATGCAAGAAGCCTCAAAACAGACTCCCAGATGTGAACATCGTCCTGAGAGACATCGTCCATcaggaaaatctgaaaaagaCTGAAGAGGAAAACGATGATATTTACACTGGCAAGGACGGCGAAGTGGCCTGTGACATTTGCACGGAGCAGAAGCTGAAGGCCGTGAAGTCCTGCCTCGTGTGTCTTGCCTCGTATTGTTCGACCCACCTGGAGAATCATTCTTCAACTGAAAGGCTGAAGGGCCACAAGCTGGTGGCACCCGTGAAGAACTTGGATGACAGGGCCTGTCTGAAGCATGGACGCCCCTTGGAGCTGTACAGCAGGACGCAGCACAGATGCATTTGTGTTCGCTGTATGGAAGAAGGTCCGGAGGAGGTTGTCTCTACCGAAGATGAatgggagaagaagaag GTTCAACTTGACAACAGCAAGACGGAATTAGAGGCAAAAattgagaagagagaaaaacaattgGGCGAGATTATTGAATCTCTAAAGAAGTGCAAG gACCAGCTGGACGGTGAGTGGTGGAATATTGATGTTGTGTTCACCGCTGTGCTTGCGATCGTGGAGGAAGCCCAGGCAAGAGTTCTTCAGCCGCTGAAGGACAGGAGGCAGGTTCTGGAGAAAGAGGCGGATGACCTCAAAAAGGAGCTGGAAACAGAGATCACTCGTTTCAAGGCGACCATCTCTGAGCTGGATGAAATATCTTCGCTTGAGGATCACATCCATTTCCTGCAG agTTACCCGTCTCTTCAAGACCTGGATGACATCAAAGACTGGGCAGAGGTAGAGTTGGACACCTCCCTGTCTTTTGGTACCATGAGAAAAACTACAGCAATTATGATGGAACAAATTCAACAGGAGCTGGAGAAGCTGACGTCCATTG AACTTAAGAGAGTTCCAAAGTTTACAG TGGACGTAAAGCTGGATCCAACCACTGCGCACCCACGCCTTGTTCTTTCTCATGATGGGAAAGAGGTGAAAGATGGAGGGGAGAATCATGAAGTCGATGATACACCTGAGAGGTTCGACAAGTTTGGCAGCGTCCTGGGGATCAACAGCATGACCACTGGGAAGTCATACTGGGAGGTGGAGGTTAGCAACAAGGCCGGGTGGGATCTGGGTGTGGCAAGGGGCGACGCAAACCGCAAGGGGAAACTCTCAGTGGACCCGGACAACGGCTACTGGGTGACTGTGCATTATGAAGACACAAAGTACGCAGCTATGACAGCGCCACCAGTTCGTCTTACCCAAGAAGAGAAACCTGAGAAGCTGGGAGTGTTTCTGGATTACGAGGAAGGTCTCGTCTCTTTCTACAATCTGACGGCTCAGTCTCACATCTACTCCTTTACCGAGTGTCCGTTCAGGGATGAGCTCTTCCCGTATTTCAGTCCGCATGTAAAACAAGATGATAAAAATGGTGATCCTTTgattatttctgctgtgaaacaaTGTGAACAGGTAATGGATGAGTCATGA
- the LOC130164238 gene encoding E3 ubiquitin-protein ligase TRIM47-like encodes MQRQTLSFDLMSEPPKCCICLDEFSNPASLPCGHSFCLGCIGEYWRIHGACRCPLCKAFFLTRPQLKTDKTTQTEDATGPLKAGEVPCDFCPAKCRGAVKSCLVCLASYCDTHLEPHYQSEDLGRHLLINVVKNLEDSVCRVHGKQLDRFCRSDRTCICSMCAQTEHRGHHIIPIDKEATKKKVKLKWRRLKLQQAIQERLSKVEKIKISVDRSGENPKEAWAQNKELIKQLEEEISELQRKNAELEQLSQTEDNLHFLQRFLHTTMS; translated from the exons ATGCAAAGACAGACGTTGAGTTTTGACCTAATGTCAGAGCCTCCTAAATGCTGCATCTGTCTGGATGAGTTCAGCAACCCTGCTTCCCTCCCCTGTGGACACAGCTTCTGCCTGGGTTGTATAGGAGAATACTGGAGGATCCATGGGGCCTGTCGGTGCCCCCTCTGCAAGGCCTTCTTCCTCACCAGGCCACAgctcaaaacagacaaaacaacacagactgaGGATGCAACTGGGCCTTTAAAAGCCGGGGAAGTTCCCTGTGATTTCTGCCCAGCGAAGTGTCGTGGAGCAGTCAAGTCCTGCCTGGTGTGCCTGGCCTCCTACTGTGACACTCATCTGGAGCCGCATTACCAGAGTGAAGATCTTGGGCGCCATCTTCTGATCAACGTGGTGAAGAACCTGGAGGACTCTGTGTGTAGGGTGCATGGGAAGCAACTAGACAGGTTCTGCAGGAGTGACCGAACATGCATTTGTAGTATGTGTGCCCAGACAGAACATAGAGGCCATCACATTATTCCTATTGACAAAGAAGCTACAAAAAAGAAG GTTAAACTAAAATGGAGAAGGCTAAAACTTCAGCAAGCAATTCAAGAGAGACTGAGTAAGGTTGAGAAAATCAAGATCTCTGTAGACCGCAGTGGAGAAAATCCAAAAGAGGCATGGGCACAAAATAAAGAGCTCATCAAACAGCTGGAAGAAGAAATCTCcgagctgcagaggaaaaacgctgagctggagcagctctcacAGACTGAAGACAACCTCCACTTCCTACAG AGATTTCTACACACTACTATGTCGTAA
- the LOC130164889 gene encoding myb-like protein X encodes MASAPASSSETCSMEEYLTCSICMETFEDPVTTDCGHSFCKKCLNLWHEYTDLCPMCKKPLSRTPDVNIVLRDIVRRQKVEKIKEEDDDIYTGEDIYTDQTLKAMKSCLVCLASYCSTHLENHSSTERLKGHKLVAPVKNLDEDSEEVVTTEDEQGKKSLQVCQVCGWSKMTTYRGLRIHQGKKGCIPKGMKIQKTEQGNWQKLGETEPKVDQRRRQPAKRMTFKEEHLPKPPSRNVRPNSAAAAATINNGYNSAFATSERSSLRTARSNPGHLQQYFLTLPQIFQASTALPIPPPPVVRPKERRVNPALSQSADRRATTGSQRAAAATIKDEPISSFAVPQPPFRRTPRSKPGHQQQYFPTPPQRSTAPPVAPPLAVRPKEKRINPTLSQTADGRAMKENQRATAATIKEEPKSPVAIPPRPFQRPTYPPSAYQLPDFYTGVQVNGFAEERPSTPPSATVMQLKEKDRNDNARQERLKLELQQKIQMRREKMSNMTPAERACENIPDSPRTSRQTNTAAAAAADATTKQDPSVEGTPFSSAPPVTAAKPLARRFSATTAQGTTVQPKEKDREDEKLPQHVPDSPSTDQANTTAEATIKEDPASYCETAEPDFSTGMKVKDLAQMFSATTAQETADRPKEKHRETISQVEKPVALRFPATTAQQATVQPKERDKEDQKRSQNVPDSTSTDQTNTAAAAAAEATTKDESTSLGEPAQPDFSTGMKVKELARMFSATTTQETAGRPREKQTLPQAKLQARRFPAATAQQTTVQQEEKDREDQKLSQKVPGLTGATTKMNPTAAEATTREDPKSSCEPAQLSDFSTGMKLKESLRVVLHETKLKKLRVKRGEKSGLKRSFIQRSIGEAEWKILNTFDMELQVCYCGWSKVTTYHGLRIHQGKMGCTPKGTRIPENEHFGFNRCHPGFMTPINLEEDTSAARWMSVFETPQRSQVRRALDFSPDARQVQQTLPVYHENKMEKEREKEREKEREKEREKEREKEREKEWEKEREKERERVREREREKEREKEREIEREKEREKEREKEREKERERVREREREKEREKEQEKEREKERERVREREREKEREKEREKEREKEREKEREKEREALLKARQDRMRAELQQKIKIRKQQVAEVRLSVKGCKVSLDSEWLKINSVFSEVKDAVDDAWQKALQPLEERRLKVKREEQDLVQRLEREIDKLKTSIDELDKNPDLQVSLDESRDWKNVSVDTSFSFGTLRTTTSAMMEQIHLNLEKLSSVELMRIPTFAVDVKLDPTTAHQFLFLSDDGKKVRDGGKTRKVPDTPRRFDMYGSVLGINSLTSGKSYWEVEVGNKTGWDLGVARGDANRRGELSLNPDNGYWVTVHYEGKRYAALSAPPVCLPLKEKPQMVGVFVDYEEGLVSFYDVTAQSHIFSFTECSFSGEIFPYFSPHLKQNGKNSDPLIISAVNRQ; translated from the exons ATGGCCTCCGCTCCAGCATCATCCAGTGAGACCTGCTCAATGGAGGAGTATCTAACATGCTCCATCTGCATGGAAACGTTTGAGGATCCTGTCACTACAGATTGTGGCCACTCCTTCTGCAAGAAATGTCTGAACCTCTGGCATGAGTACACTGACCTGTGTCCCATGTGCAAGAAGCCTCTAAGCAGAACCCCGGATGTGAACATCGTCCTGAGAGACATCGTCCGACGGCAAAAGGTGGAAAAGATtaaagaggaagatgatgatatTTACACTGGGGAGGACATTTACACAGACCAGACGCTGAAGGCAATGAAGTCCTGCCTCGTGTGTCTTGCCTCGTATTGTTCGACCCACCTGGAGAATCATTCTTCAACTGAAAGGCTGAAGGGCCACAAGCTGGTGGCACCTGTGAAGAACTTGGATGAAGATTCGGAGGAGGTTGTAACTACTGAAGACGAACAGGGGAAGAAG agccTCCAGGTTTGTCAGGTTTGTGGTTGGTCCAAAATGACGACTTATCGGGGCCTGAGAATTCACCAGGGGAAGAAGGGATGCATCCCGAAGGGAATGAAGATCCAGAAGACAGAGCAGGGCAACTGGCAAAAGCTGGGGGAAACGGAACCGAAAGTGGATCAACGGAGACGTCAGCCAGCGAAGAGAATGACTTTCAAGGAGGAG CATTTGCCAAAACCACCAAGCAGGAACGTCCGTCCcaactctgcagcagcagcggccaCAATCAACAATGGATACAATTCAG CTTTTGCCACTTCCGAACGCTCTTCCCTAAGAACCGCAAGGTCAAATCCAGGCCATCTGCAGCAATATTTCCTCACCCTTCCACAG ATCTTTCAGGCGAGTACGGCGCTTCCAATTCCTCCACCACCAGTAGTCCGACCTAAGGAGAGAAGAGTTAATCCAGCATTATCACAG AGTGCAGACAGGAGAGCAACGACAGGAAGTcagcgagcagcagcagccacaatCAAGGATGAGCCTATATCAT CATTTGCAGTTCCACAACCTCCTTTCCGAAGAACCCCAAGGTCAAAGCCGGGCCATCAGCAGCAATATTTCCCCACCCCTCCACAG AGGAGTACGGCGCCTCCAGTGGCTCCACCACTGGCAGTCCGACCTAAGGAGAAAAGAATTAATCCAACACTATCACAG ACTGCAGACGGTAGAGCAATGAAAGAAAATCAGAGAGCAACAGCAGCCACAATCAAGGAGGAGCCCAAATCAC CGGTTGCGATTCCACCAAGGCCTTTCCAAAGACCCACGTACCCGCCGTCAGCCTATCAGCTGCCAGATTTCTACACTGGTGTGCAG GTGAATGGTTTCGCCGAGGAGCGTCCATCAACTCCACCTTCAGCAACAGTAATGCAGCTgaaggagaaagacaggaatGATAAT GCGAGACAAGAGAGACTGAAACTTGAATTACAGCAGAAAATTcaaatgaggagagaaaaaatgagTAACATGACACCAGCAGAGAGAGCCTGCGAG AACATCCCAGATTCACCCAGGACCAGCAGACAAACTAATActgcagcagcggcagcagcagacgCCACAACTAAACAAGATCCCAGCGTAGAAGGAACTCCTTTCTCTTCAGCCCCTCCAGTAACAGCG GCGAAGCCTCTGGCACGAAGGTTTTCAGCCACCACAGCCCAGGGAACAACAGTCCAACCaaaggagaaagacagggaggaTGAGAAACTACCACAG CATGTGCCCGACTCACCAAGTACTGACCAAGCAAATACAACAGCAGAAGCCACAATAAAAGAAGACCCCGCATCAT ATTGTGAAACTGCTGAGCCGGATTTCTCCACTGGCATGAAG GTGAAGGATCTGGCCCAGATGTTTTCAGCTACCACAGCCCAGGAAACAGCAGATCGACCaaaggagaaacacagagaaacaatatCACAGGTT GAAAAACCTGTGGCTCTGAGGTTTCCAGCCACCACAGCCCAGCAAGCAACAGTCCAACCaaaggagagagacaaggaggaTCAGAAACGATCACAG AATGTGCCCGACTCAACAAGTACTGACCAAACAAatactgcagcagctgcagcagcagaagccaCAACAAAAGACGAGTCCACATCAT TGGGTGAACCTGCTCAGCCTGATTTCTCCACTGGCATGAAG GTGAAGGAACTGGCCCGGATGTTTTCAGCAACCACAACCCAGGAAACAGCAGGCCGACCGAGGGAGAAACAAACACTACCACAG GCGAAGCTTCAGGCTCGGAGGTTTCCAGCCGCCACAGCCCAGCAAACAACAGTCcaacaagaagagaaagacagggaggaTCAGAAACTATCACAG AAGGTGCCAGGTTTAACAGGTGCTACCACTAAAATGAATCCTACAGCAGCAGAAGCCACAACTCGGGAAGATCCCAAATCAT CTTGTGAACCTGCACAGCTCTCAGATTTCTCCACTGGCATGAAG TTAAAAGAAAGCCTGCGGGTGGTTTTGCATGAAACGAAACTGAAAAAGCTGAgagtgaagagaggagaaaagtcAGGGTTGAAAAGATCATTCATTCAGAGGAGCATCGGAGAAGCAGAGTGGAAG ATACTCAACACATTCGACATGGAGCTCCAGGTTTGCTACTGTGGCTGGTCCAAAGTGACGACCTACCACGGCCTGAGAATTCACCAGGGGAAGATGGGATGCACGCCGAAGGGAACGAGGATCCCTGAGAACGAGCACTTCGGATTTAACAGATGCCATCCTGGGTTCATGACACCAATCAACCTGGAAGAGGATACATCGGCCGCCCGTTGGATGTCTG TCTTTGAGACTCCTCAGCGCTCTCAAGTTCGCCGAGCGCTCGATTTCTCCCCTGATGCGAGGCAGGTGCAGCAGACCCTTCCTGTGTATCAC GAGAACAAGATGGAGAAAGAACGGGAGAAAGAACGAGAGAAAGAACGGGAGAAAGAACGGGAGAAAGAACGAGAGAAAGAACGGGAGAAAGAATGGGAGAAAGAACGGGAGAAAGAACGAGAGAGAGTACGAGAGAGAGAACGGGAGAAGGAACGGGAGAAAGAACGAGAGATAGAACGAGAGAAAGAACGGGAGAAAGAACGGGAGAAAGAACGGGAGAAAGAACGAGAGAGAGTACGAGAGAGAGAACGGGAGAAAGAACGGGAGAAAGAACAGGAGAAAGAACGGGAGAAAGAACGAGAGAGAGTACGAGAGAGAGAACGGGAGAAAGAACGAGAGAAAGAACGAGAGAAAGAACGGGAGAAAGAACGAGAGAAAGAacgggagaaagagagggaggctCTACTAAAG gCAAGACAAGACCGTATGAGGGCTGAGttacaacagaaaattaaaatcaggAAACAGCAGGTGGCCGAAGTCAGATTATCTGTAAAAGGCTGCAAG GTTAGCTTGGATTCCGAGTGGCTGAAGATCAACAGTGTATTCTCCGAGGTGAAGGACGCTGTGGACGATGCTTGGCAGAAAGCCCTTCAGCCTCTGGAGGAGAG GAGACTTAAAGTAAAGAGAGAAGAACAAGATCTGGTCCAGAGGCTGGAGAGAGAAATTGATAAACTGAAAACGAGCATCGATGAGTTGGACAAAAACCCAGACTTGCAG GTCTCTCTGGACGAATCTAGAGATTGGAAAAACGTAAGTGTTGACACTTCATTCTCCTTCGGCACCCTGAGAACTACAACTTCAGCCATGATGGAACAAATTCACCTGAACCTGGAAAAGCTCTCCTCTGTTG aacTCATGAGAATCCCCACGTTTGCAG TGGATGTGAAGCTGGACCCAACCACTGCGCatcaatttctttttctctctgatgatGGGAAGAAAGTGAGAGACGGAGGAAAGACCCGGAAAGTTCCTGACACTCCGCGGAGGTTTGACATGTATGGCAGCGTCCTTGGGATCAACAGCTTGACCTCTGGGAAGTCATACTGGGAGGTGGAGGTCGGCAACAAGACCGGGTGGGATCTGGGTGTGGCAAGAGGCGATGCAAACCGGAGAGGGGAACTTTCACTGAACCCGGACAACGGTTACTGGGTGACTGTGCATTATGAAGGCAAACGGTACGCGGCCCTGTCAGCTCCGCCCGTCTGCCTTCCCCTGAAAGAGAAACCTCAGATGGTGGGAGTGTTTGTGGATTACGAGGAAGGTCTCGTGTCCTTCTATGATGTGACGGCTCAGTCTCACATCTTCTCGTTCACCGAGTGTTCGTTCAGCGGTGAGATCTTCCCGTATTTCAGTCCACATCTCaaacaaaatgggaaaaacTCAGATCCTCTGATTATCTCTGCTGTGAACAGGCAGTAG